From the Wolbachia endosymbiont (group B) of Protocalliphora azurea genome, one window contains:
- a CDS encoding ankyrin repeat domain-containing protein has protein sequence MGESTGIVKSIINLLKPKSKPEPSDFEYESIIEHLSSKEHLLNELMNDMWYSGDLPSVRNYNEPSSLIDSKLGLSEQICVWFALDHDLTPSQKNLNKKLLSALKCLASNCGSFDNTEPLEEFLHDNKNNKDLKVILNLRRGESQSTVLHAIAGANIGGFRRTGNQAIDLLLEAGADPNIQDNKGKTPLYLAAAKGHHDNANSLLLKGAKPNITSRKGKTPQQIATNKLCYNIEELFLTDKQKKLNKELYDLLVLDSDCTKNLKEFLSKHKRDSDLKVVLNIRQGMGESKVFSYVDRFAWDNEDLAQELRKIFLEAGALDYGINIYRQQKKGQVSKLLVNLTSNQKEKLNEFSDKVFQAQNMAELEEIVNDAIKSGVRLNYSLSQDFFSGNEYTFTDYVMKKISELEKNPKVASNIICQLVSKGAVFGNTVDANTLTSEFKEHKTNLKKAYRDYISNSHKFIEIAKSATNSELKDARVDNSVFYLEYSKDSKIDIIKITDGARDLGLTDGDVKCGRNIVKIGNSEVEIKIEDGIRNYTDLTEGSDVVLTFYTSLGELEVRLYPDEKNKNWIKVEVSEEGLLLLDKIESYNEAIEDCNEGIENYEEIGQNCLLGGLSVIEAIDRGVFARSGGLMRPELISESNKQKGSWVKREELRRVSDSREKIANLP, from the coding sequence ACCAGAGCCATCTGATTTTGAATATGAATCAATTATAGAACATCTATCATCTAAAGAGCATTTATTAAATGAACTGATGAATGATATGTGGTACTCAGGAGATTTACCATCAGTTAGAAACTATAATGAACCATCATCTTTGATAGATAGCAAACTTGGATTAAGTGAACAGATTTGTGTTTGGTTTGCTCTAGATCATGATCTTACACCAAGTCAAAAAAATTTAAACAAAAAGTTACTTAGTGCTCTAAAATGTTTAGCTTCTAACTGTGGTTCATTTGATAATACTGAGCCCCTTGAAGAATTCTTACATGATAATAAAAACAATAAAGATTTAAAAGTAATTCTTAACCTCAGAAGAGGAGAATCTCAATCAACAGTATTGCATGCAATTGCAGGAGCAAACATTGGTGGATTTCGTCGCACAGGAAATCAGGCTATAGATTTACTCTTAGAAGCAGGCGCAGATCCTAACATACAAGATAATAAAGGAAAAACACCATTATACCTTGCTGCTGCCAAAGGTCACCACGATAATGCAAACTCTCTTCTTTTGAAAGGAGCTAAACCTAATATAACAAGTAGAAAGGGCAAAACTCCACAACAAATAGCAACTAATAAACTCTGCTATAATATAGAAGAATTATTTTTAACTGATAAACAGAAAAAGTTGAATAAGGAATTGTATGACTTACTTGTACTCGATTCAGACTGCACTAAAAATTTAAAGGAGTTTTTAAGTAAGCATAAAAGAGATTCAGACCTAAAAGTAGTGCTAAATATTAGGCAAGGAATGGGTGAATCAAAAGTGTTTTCGTATGTTGATCGTTTTGCTTGGGATAATGAAGATCTTGCTCAAGAGTTAAGAAAAATATTTCTAGAAGCAGGAGCATTAGATTATGGTATAAATATTTATCGTCAGCAAAAGAAAGGACAGGTCAGTAAATTACTCGTTAATTTAACCTCAAATCAAAAGGAAAAGTTAAATGAGTTTTCTGATAAGGTGTTTCAGGCTCAAAACATGGCTGAACTTGAAGAGATTGTAAACGATGCTATAAAGTCTGGTGTACGATTAAACTATTCTCTTTCACAAGATTTCTTTTCAGGTAATGAGTACACTTTTACCGATTATGTGATGAAAAAAATCAGTGAGTTGGAAAAAAATCCTAAAGTTGCTAGTAATATAATATGTCAATTAGTATCAAAAGGGGCAGTGTTTGGTAATACAGTTGATGCTAACACACTGACATCAGAATTTAAAGAGCATAAAACTAACCTAAAAAAAGCTTATAGAGATTATATTAGCAATTCTCATAAGTTTATTGAAATCGCAAAAAGTGCAACCAATAGCGAGCTAAAAGATGCAAGAGTAGACAACTCCGTTTTTTACTTAGAATATTCTAAAGATAGTAAAATAGACATTATAAAGATAACAGATGGGGCAAGGGATTTAGGTCTAACAGATGGAGATGTAAAGTGTGGAAGAAATATAGTAAAGATCGGTAATAGTGAAGTAGAAATTAAAATTGAAGATGGCATAAGGAATTACACAGATCTTACAGAAGGCAGCGATGTAGTATTAACTTTCTATACTAGTTTGGGAGAATTAGAAGTTAGGTTATATCCTGATGAGAAAAATAAAAATTGGATAAAAGTAGAGGTGAGTGAAGAAGGCCTACTTCTACTTGATAAAATAGAAAGTTATAATGAAGCAATAGAAGATTGTAATGAGGGAATAGAAAATTATGAAGAAATAGGACAAAATTGCTTACTGGGAGGTTTATCAGTCATTGAAGCCATAGACCGAGGTGTTTTTGCTAGATCTGGTGGGTTAATGCGTCCTGAATTAATAAGCGAATCCAATAAGCAGAAGGGTTCATGGGTAAAACGTGAAGAATTAAGAAGAGTTTCTGATTCTAGGGAAAAAATTGCTAATTTACCATAA